A portion of the uncultured Bacteroides sp. genome contains these proteins:
- a CDS encoding ATP-dependent DNA helicase RecQ, translating into MSIYHEILKRYWGYDTFRDLQEDIITSIGQGKDTLGLMPTGGGKSITFQVPALAQEGICLVVTPLIALMKDQVQNLKSRGIKALAVYSGMTRQEIIVALENCIFGNYKFLYISPERLDTEIFRAKLRSMNVSMITVDESHCISQWGYDFRPAYLKIAEIRELLPGIPVLALTATATPAVVKDIQARLHFKQENVFRMSFERKNLAYIVRKTDNKAGELLHILHQISGSAIVYVRNRKRTKETTELLQHEGITADFYHAGLNNDVKDLRQKRWQSGECRVMVATNAFGMGIDKPDVRVVVHLDLPDSPEAYFQEAGRGGRDGEKAYAVILYSNADKASLKKRIADTFPEKEYIKQVYEHVNYYYQMAMGDGVNCMYDFNLEEFCRKFKHFPVPADSALKILTQAGYIEYTAEQDNASRLLFTIRRDELYKLQEMGAQADALIQTVLRSYTGVFTDYAYIHEESLAVRSGLTRQQVYDLLTLLDKRRILDYIPRKKTPYIIYTRERVELRHLQITHTVYEERKERYEARIKSMLEYVTSETACRSRMLLHYFGERNKHNCGQCDNCLSKKATDTLPNLAFDLLKQQIIDVLSLQPSTPADIARNIETAEKEELSTTVQYLLDEGVLQMKDGMLQLKALS; encoded by the coding sequence GTGAGCATTTATCACGAAATACTGAAACGTTACTGGGGCTATGACACCTTCCGTGACTTACAGGAAGACATTATCACTAGCATTGGCCAAGGTAAAGATACGTTGGGGTTAATGCCTACGGGTGGTGGCAAGTCCATCACCTTTCAGGTTCCCGCTTTAGCACAAGAGGGAATATGTCTCGTAGTGACGCCTCTCATCGCTCTGATGAAGGATCAGGTCCAGAACCTGAAGAGCCGTGGCATCAAGGCTCTTGCCGTTTATTCGGGAATGACGAGGCAAGAGATTATCGTAGCATTAGAGAATTGCATCTTCGGCAACTACAAATTTCTCTATATTTCACCGGAACGTTTGGACACAGAAATCTTTCGAGCTAAACTCCGTTCTATGAACGTGAGCATGATAACCGTTGACGAAAGCCATTGCATCTCTCAATGGGGATATGACTTCCGCCCGGCTTACCTGAAAATAGCCGAAATAAGAGAACTATTGCCGGGAATACCCGTACTGGCGCTGACAGCAACTGCCACACCGGCTGTGGTAAAAGACATCCAGGCAAGGCTCCACTTCAAGCAAGAAAATGTCTTCCGGATGAGCTTTGAACGGAAGAACTTGGCCTATATCGTCCGCAAGACAGACAACAAAGCGGGAGAATTGCTTCACATACTTCACCAGATATCCGGAAGTGCCATCGTTTATGTACGCAATCGGAAAAGGACAAAGGAAACCACGGAGCTCTTACAGCACGAAGGCATCACAGCCGATTTTTACCATGCCGGACTAAACAATGATGTGAAAGACCTGAGACAGAAGCGTTGGCAAAGTGGAGAATGTCGTGTGATGGTAGCCACTAATGCTTTTGGTATGGGGATAGACAAGCCTGATGTGCGAGTTGTGGTACATCTTGATCTTCCCGACTCACCGGAAGCCTACTTTCAAGAAGCAGGTCGTGGCGGGCGCGACGGTGAAAAGGCGTATGCTGTGATCTTGTATTCCAATGCGGACAAGGCATCGCTAAAGAAACGGATTGCGGACACATTTCCGGAGAAAGAGTACATCAAACAAGTGTACGAACACGTAAATTACTACTACCAGATGGCTATGGGAGACGGCGTGAATTGCATGTACGACTTCAATCTGGAAGAGTTTTGTCGCAAGTTTAAGCATTTCCCCGTACCGGCCGACAGTGCCCTGAAGATACTTACCCAAGCCGGATACATTGAATATACAGCCGAGCAAGACAATGCCTCCCGATTGCTTTTCACGATTCGTCGGGATGAACTGTACAAGCTACAAGAGATGGGTGCCCAAGCCGATGCCTTGATACAAACGGTACTACGATCATACACCGGCGTATTCACAGATTATGCCTATATTCACGAAGAATCACTAGCCGTACGCTCGGGATTGACCCGGCAACAAGTATACGACCTCTTAACTCTGTTGGATAAAAGACGTATCTTAGATTACATTCCACGTAAAAAAACACCTTATATAATATATACGCGTGAACGGGTAGAATTGCGTCACTTACAAATTACCCATACGGTATACGAGGAACGGAAAGAACGATACGAAGCACGGATCAAATCCATGCTAGAATATGTTACCTCCGAAACTGCCTGCCGAAGCCGGATGCTGCTTCATTACTTTGGAGAAAGAAATAAGCACAACTGCGGACAATGCGACAACTGCCTCAGCAAAAAAGCAACAGATACTCTTCCAAACCTTGCATTCGACCTATTGAAGCAACAGATTATCGACGTCCTCAGCCTGCAGCCCTCTACTCCGGCCGACATAGCCCGCAACATAGAGACGGCAGAAAAAGAGGAGTTAAGTACAACTGTTCAATATCTACTAGATGAAGGTGTACTCCAAATGAAAGACGGCATGCTGCAACTAAAAGCACTTTCATAA
- the recJ gene encoding single-stranded-DNA-specific exonuclease RecJ, producing MNYKWNYQPITSEQEQRSQALAQELGISPILGKLLLQRGITDATEAKKFFRPQLLDLHDPFLMEDMDIAVERLNKAMGKKERILIYGDYDVDGTTAVSLVYKFIQQYYSNIDYYIPDRYNEGYGVSIQGIDYAAETGVGLIIVLDCGIKAVDEITYAKEKGIDFIICDHHVPDGVLPPAVAILNAKRLDNTYPYTHLSGCGVGFKFMQAFALNNGIEFHNLVPLLDLVAVSVASDIVPIMGENRILTYHGLKQLNSNPSVGLKAIIDVCGLSDKEITVSDIVFKIGPRINASGRIQNGKKAVDLLTEKDFSLAFDKSNEINQYNETRKDLDKTMTEEANQIVSNLSGLANRRSIVLYNENWHKGVIGIVASRLTEVYYRPAVVLTRTDDMATGSARSVLGFDVYKAVEHCRDLLENFGGHTYAAGLSMKIDKVEAFTQRFEEFVSQHILPEQTSAMINIHAEIDFKDITSKFCSDLKKFNPFGPENNKPIFCTHHVYDYGTSKVVGRDQEHIKLELVDNKSNNVMNGIAFGQSSHVRYIKTKRSFDICYTIEENTHRHGEVQLQIEDIKPAE from the coding sequence ATGAACTACAAATGGAATTATCAACCCATTACATCCGAACAAGAACAGAGAAGCCAAGCACTGGCCCAAGAACTGGGAATTAGTCCAATATTGGGGAAACTATTGCTACAGCGGGGAATTACAGACGCAACAGAAGCGAAAAAGTTCTTCCGCCCGCAATTACTTGATTTGCATGATCCATTTCTAATGGAAGATATGGATATTGCAGTGGAACGCCTGAACAAGGCAATGGGAAAGAAAGAACGAATTCTTATTTATGGAGATTATGATGTAGATGGAACCACAGCCGTGTCTCTGGTATACAAGTTTATCCAACAGTATTATTCGAACATTGATTATTACATTCCCGACCGCTACAATGAAGGTTATGGGGTTTCTATTCAAGGAATAGATTATGCTGCCGAAACTGGTGTGGGACTCATCATTGTACTCGACTGTGGAATTAAGGCTGTTGACGAAATCACCTATGCAAAAGAAAAAGGCATTGACTTTATCATTTGCGATCATCATGTGCCCGATGGCGTATTGCCACCAGCCGTTGCAATCTTAAATGCCAAACGACTCGACAACACATATCCCTACACTCATCTCTCCGGATGTGGAGTAGGCTTTAAGTTCATGCAGGCATTTGCTCTCAATAATGGCATTGAATTTCATAATTTGGTTCCTCTACTCGATCTGGTAGCAGTCAGTGTAGCATCGGACATCGTACCTATCATGGGTGAGAACCGTATTCTTACGTATCACGGACTGAAGCAACTAAACAGTAATCCGAGTGTTGGACTGAAGGCCATTATTGATGTGTGCGGATTGTCTGATAAAGAAATTACCGTTAGCGACATCGTGTTCAAGATCGGTCCGCGAATCAATGCTTCCGGACGCATACAGAATGGGAAAAAGGCTGTTGATTTGTTAACTGAAAAAGATTTTTCATTAGCATTCGACAAGAGTAATGAGATTAACCAATACAACGAGACCCGCAAAGACTTAGATAAGACTATGACGGAAGAGGCCAATCAAATTGTCTCCAATCTGAGTGGCTTGGCCAACCGACGCTCCATTGTGCTATACAACGAGAATTGGCATAAAGGAGTGATAGGTATTGTGGCCTCCCGATTGACAGAAGTCTATTATCGTCCGGCGGTAGTACTAACCCGTACGGATGATATGGCCACCGGCTCCGCACGTTCAGTGTTGGGTTTTGATGTCTATAAGGCAGTTGAACATTGTCGCGACTTACTCGAAAATTTTGGCGGGCACACCTATGCTGCCGGGCTTTCGATGAAGATAGACAAAGTAGAAGCCTTTACTCAGCGCTTCGAGGAGTTTGTTTCGCAACACATCTTGCCCGAACAAACATCTGCAATGATTAACATTCATGCGGAGATAGACTTTAAAGATATAACTTCAAAGTTCTGTAGCGACCTGAAAAAGTTTAATCCATTCGGCCCTGAAAACAATAAACCTATTTTCTGTACTCATCATGTGTACGACTACGGCACAAGTAAAGTGGTAGGTCGTGATCAGGAGCATATCAAGCTAGAGCTAGTAGACAACAAATCGAACAATGTAATGAACGGGATAGCCTTTGGACAAAGTTCACACGTGCGATATATCAAGACCAAACGTTCGTTTGACATCTGCTATACAATAGAAGAGAATACCCATAGACACGGAGAAGTGCAATTACAAATTGAAGATATTAAGCCGGCAGAGTGA
- a CDS encoding acyl-CoA thioesterase encodes MEEIEFHHSLPIQLRFNDVDKFGHVNNAVYFTFYDLGKTEYFASVCPHVDWTKDAIVVVNIEANFLSQILPADHVAVQTAVYQIGHKSFHLIQQVIEIETNEVKCICKSVMVAFDLEKNESKELEEEWKEAICQFEGRNLTKKSTHA; translated from the coding sequence ATGGAAGAAATAGAGTTTCACCATAGCTTACCCATACAATTACGCTTCAACGATGTAGATAAATTCGGCCACGTTAATAATGCTGTTTACTTTACTTTCTACGATCTCGGAAAAACAGAATACTTCGCATCTGTATGCCCGCATGTTGACTGGACTAAAGATGCCATTGTAGTGGTGAACATTGAAGCAAACTTCCTATCTCAAATTCTCCCGGCAGACCATGTAGCCGTACAAACAGCGGTTTACCAAATCGGGCATAAGAGTTTTCATCTCATTCAACAAGTGATTGAAATTGAAACAAATGAGGTGAAATGTATTTGCAAATCCGTAATGGTAGCCTTCGATCTCGAAAAAAACGAATCAAAAGAGTTAGAAGAAGAGTGGAAAGAAGCCATCTGCCAATTTGAAGGGCGAAACCTTACGAAGAAGTCTACTCATGCATAA
- a CDS encoding L-threonylcarbamoyladenylate synthase: MIEDIKKACQVMNEGGVILYPTDTIWGLGCDATNPEAVRKVYEIKQRSDSKAMLVLVDSSVKVEFYVADVPPIAWDLIELADKPMTIIYSGARNLAANLLAEDGSVGIRVTNEDFSRQLCQRFRKAIVSTSANVSGQPSPANFSEVSEEIKSLVDYIVTFRQNEMGHPKPSSIIKLDKGGVIKIIRK, encoded by the coding sequence ATGATAGAAGATATAAAAAAAGCCTGCCAAGTAATGAATGAAGGTGGAGTAATACTTTATCCTACTGATACCATCTGGGGACTTGGTTGTGATGCTACAAATCCGGAAGCGGTTCGCAAGGTGTATGAGATAAAACAACGCTCTGATAGCAAAGCGATGCTGGTGTTGGTTGATTCATCGGTGAAGGTCGAATTCTATGTGGCTGATGTTCCTCCTATTGCTTGGGATTTGATTGAACTTGCTGATAAACCGATGACTATCATTTATTCCGGTGCGCGAAACTTAGCCGCTAATCTCCTTGCTGAAGATGGGAGTGTGGGGATCCGTGTTACGAATGAAGATTTTTCCCGTCAACTTTGCCAACGCTTTCGCAAAGCGATTGTTTCTACTTCGGCTAATGTTAGTGGGCAACCTTCTCCAGCCAACTTTAGCGAGGTGAGTGAAGAGATAAAGTCGTTGGTCGACTATATTGTCACCTTTCGCCAGAATGAGATGGGTCACCCCAAACCATCAAGTATTATTAAATTGGATAAAGGTGGTGTGATTAAAATAATACGTAAATAG
- a CDS encoding chloride channel protein: protein MKKEKIALVQRLLMWREDKIKEKHFILMLSFMVGIFTAIAALLLKYLIHLIQNFLTDNFDTTNANFLYLVYPVVGIFLAGWFVRNIVKDDISHGVTKILYSISRRQGRIKRHNIWSSTIASAITIGFGGSVGAEAPIVLTGSAIGSNLGSFFKMEQRTLMLLVGCGAAGAVAGIFKAPIAGLVFTIEVLMIDLTMTSLLPLLISSVTAATVSYIVTGQEAMFKFHLDEPFQLERIPYVILLGIFCGLVSLYFTRAMNAVEGLFGRFKGAYKKLTLGGIMLSVLIFLFPPLYGEGYDTIELLLNGASNTEWDTVMNNSLFYGYGNLLLVYLILIILFKVFASSATNGGGGCGGIFAPSLFLGCIAGFAFSHFGNQLGFIPQLPEKNFALMGMAGVMSGVMHAPLTGVFLIAELTGGYDLFLPLMIVAVSSYLTIIVFEPHSIYSMRLAKKGQLLTHHKDKAVLTLMKMENVVERDFVTVHPEMDLGQLVKAISTSHRNVFPVTDNVGVLLGVVLLDDIRSIMFRQELYHRFTVSKLMTSVPARLYDTDSMEQVMQTFDDTKAWNLPVADSEGKYLGFVSKSKIFSSYRQLLVHFSED, encoded by the coding sequence ATGAAAAAAGAAAAGATTGCTTTAGTTCAACGACTTCTTATGTGGCGCGAGGATAAAATTAAAGAGAAACATTTTATTCTGATGCTTAGTTTTATGGTTGGTATATTTACCGCCATTGCTGCTTTACTACTTAAATATCTCATTCATTTGATTCAGAATTTCCTAACGGATAACTTTGATACGACGAATGCCAACTTCCTTTATTTGGTTTACCCGGTAGTGGGTATCTTTCTTGCCGGATGGTTCGTACGCAACATAGTCAAAGACGATATTAGTCATGGAGTAACAAAAATACTTTATTCCATCTCTCGCCGACAGGGACGCATCAAACGCCATAACATTTGGTCGTCCACTATTGCCAGTGCCATAACCATCGGTTTTGGTGGGTCGGTAGGAGCAGAAGCTCCTATCGTGCTGACAGGTTCGGCCATTGGGTCTAATTTGGGAAGTTTCTTTAAGATGGAACAACGTACTTTGATGCTGTTAGTTGGTTGTGGCGCAGCAGGAGCTGTAGCGGGAATTTTTAAGGCCCCAATAGCCGGTTTGGTATTTACTATCGAGGTTTTGATGATTGATTTGACCATGACTTCGCTTCTTCCACTATTAATCTCTTCTGTTACCGCTGCTACAGTTTCTTACATCGTGACCGGACAAGAAGCCATGTTTAAGTTTCATCTTGACGAACCGTTTCAGTTGGAGCGTATACCTTATGTCATCCTTCTGGGAATCTTTTGTGGGTTGGTTTCTCTCTATTTTACCAGAGCCATGAATGCTGTTGAAGGGCTATTTGGGCGATTCAAAGGAGCATATAAGAAATTGACCTTGGGAGGTATCATGCTAAGTGTGCTAATCTTCCTTTTTCCACCACTTTATGGTGAAGGATATGACACCATTGAGTTATTACTGAATGGAGCGAGTAATACGGAGTGGGATACGGTGATGAACAATTCTTTGTTCTATGGCTATGGCAATTTATTGCTTGTATATCTCATTTTGATTATTCTATTCAAAGTTTTTGCCTCGAGTGCTACAAATGGCGGAGGTGGATGCGGCGGAATCTTTGCTCCTTCTTTATTTTTAGGATGTATTGCAGGTTTTGCATTTTCTCATTTTGGCAATCAACTGGGCTTTATCCCCCAATTGCCTGAAAAGAACTTCGCCTTGATGGGCATGGCGGGTGTGATGAGTGGTGTGATGCATGCCCCGCTAACCGGAGTTTTCTTGATAGCTGAGCTTACCGGAGGATATGATTTGTTTCTGCCACTGATGATCGTAGCCGTAAGTTCTTATTTAACGATTATCGTTTTTGAGCCTCATAGTATTTATTCTATGCGTCTGGCTAAAAAAGGCCAATTATTGACGCATCATAAAGATAAAGCAGTGCTGACATTGATGAAAATGGAAAATGTCGTGGAGCGAGATTTTGTAACTGTTCATCCGGAAATGGATTTAGGTCAACTGGTGAAAGCCATTTCTACTTCGCATCGTAATGTCTTTCCGGTCACAGATAATGTCGGAGTACTCTTGGGAGTCGTTCTTCTTGATGATATTCGCAGCATTATGTTTCGTCAAGAATTGTACCACCGCTTCACGGTTAGTAAACTGATGACTTCCGTTCCTGCCCGTTTGTATGATACCGACAGCATGGAGCAGGTGATGCAAACCTTTGATGATACAAAGGCCTGGAACCTTCCGGTGGCCGATAGTGAAGGTAAATATTTGGGTTTTGTCTCAAAATCAAAGATATTCAGCTCATATCGCCAATTGTTAGTGCATTTCTCTGAAGATTAA
- the fmt gene encoding methionyl-tRNA formyltransferase has product MPDKKDLRIVYMGTPEFAVEPLRCLIDGGYNVVGVITMPDKPAGRGHKIHFSPVKQYALDNHLPLLQPEKLKDEDFVQALRDWQADLQVVVAFRMLPEIVWDMPRFGTFNLHASLLPQYRGAAPINWAVINGDTETGITTFFLTHQIDTGKVIQQVSIPIADTDNVEVVHDKLMLLGGTLVVETVEAILHGRVKPMPQEEMAVVGELRPAPKIFKDTCRINWAQPTKRIYDFIRGLSPYPAAWTALNCPGGEEVVVKIFESEKIEEVHELVPGTILTDGKKYIKVATSDGFILIKSLQFPGKKRLHTEELLRGFKLTEEFCMKVG; this is encoded by the coding sequence ATGCCAGATAAGAAAGATTTAAGAATAGTATATATGGGTACGCCCGAATTTGCAGTCGAACCACTTCGATGCTTGATAGATGGGGGATACAATGTAGTGGGTGTAATAACTATGCCTGATAAACCTGCAGGGCGCGGGCATAAAATTCACTTCTCGCCCGTTAAGCAATATGCACTTGACAACCATCTTCCATTATTGCAACCGGAAAAACTGAAAGATGAGGATTTTGTGCAAGCCTTACGCGACTGGCAAGCCGACTTGCAAGTTGTTGTGGCTTTTCGAATGTTGCCTGAAATTGTGTGGGATATGCCCCGCTTTGGAACCTTTAATCTTCATGCCTCATTGCTTCCTCAATATCGCGGGGCGGCACCCATTAATTGGGCTGTGATAAACGGAGATACAGAAACGGGTATCACTACTTTTTTTCTTACGCATCAGATTGACACCGGGAAAGTGATTCAGCAGGTATCTATTCCCATTGCCGATACAGATAATGTAGAGGTTGTACATGATAAGTTGATGCTGCTTGGAGGTACACTGGTTGTGGAAACCGTTGAAGCCATTCTTCACGGAAGGGTGAAACCAATGCCTCAAGAAGAGATGGCTGTGGTTGGCGAACTTCGTCCGGCACCTAAAATATTCAAAGATACGTGCAGAATAAACTGGGCGCAACCAACCAAACGGATCTACGACTTTATTCGTGGTTTATCCCCTTATCCTGCAGCATGGACAGCATTGAATTGCCCTGGTGGTGAAGAAGTAGTCGTGAAGATATTCGAGTCGGAAAAAATAGAAGAGGTGCATGAACTTGTGCCCGGAACGATTCTTACTGATGGCAAGAAATATATAAAAGTAGCGACGTCAGATGGTTTTATTTTGATCAAGTCTTTGCAATTTCCCGGAAAGAAACGTCTCCATACAGAGGAACTGTTGAGAGGTTTTAAACTGACGGAAGAATTTTGTATGAAAGTAGGATGA
- the rpe gene encoding ribulose-phosphate 3-epimerase, with the protein MKPIIAPSILSANFAYLARDIEMINQSEADWLHLDVMDGVFVPNISFGFPVLKYVAELTNKPLDAHLMIVNPEKFIPEVKALGAKVMNVHFEACPHLHRVIQQIREAGMQPAVTINPATPVSFLKDIINDVYMILVMSVNPGFGGQKFIEHSVEKVKELRALIEHTGSKALIEVDGGVNKETGARLIAAGADVLVAGNAIFAAEDPVAMIHDLKNM; encoded by the coding sequence ATGAAACCAATTATAGCCCCTTCCATATTATCCGCTAATTTTGCTTATCTGGCCAGAGACATAGAAATGATTAACCAGAGTGAAGCAGATTGGTTGCATCTTGACGTGATGGATGGCGTTTTTGTTCCCAATATCTCATTTGGTTTTCCGGTGTTGAAGTATGTTGCCGAATTAACAAATAAACCGCTTGATGCGCATTTAATGATAGTCAACCCTGAGAAGTTTATTCCCGAAGTAAAAGCTCTTGGTGCTAAAGTGATGAATGTGCATTTTGAAGCCTGTCCCCATTTGCATCGTGTTATTCAGCAAATACGTGAAGCCGGTATGCAACCAGCCGTAACAATCAATCCCGCCACTCCTGTATCTTTTCTGAAAGATATTATCAACGATGTCTATATGATACTGGTGATGAGTGTGAATCCCGGTTTTGGCGGACAGAAATTTATAGAGCACTCGGTGGAGAAGGTAAAAGAATTGCGCGCTTTGATTGAACATACAGGCTCTAAAGCTCTGATTGAAGTAGACGGGGGCGTGAATAAAGAGACGGGAGCACGGCTGATTGCTGCCGGTGCCGATGTGCTTGTGGCCGGGAATGCTATCTTCGCTGCTGAAGATCCAGTAGCAATGATTCACGATTTAAAGAATATGTAG
- a CDS encoding ComEC/Rec2 family competence protein, whose product MSFLKSLHRYPFLRLFVPLAVGIICGDALSFQNKEFVWKLALVAFLISLLFGGFSFLFRKYSYRWLFGAGVYLLFFSIGLGGSGWRLAQTIHSFPDDEMVYRGVLAEHPDIKERSVLCTIHLLNQVDSVSTHSLQKDILLYLTKDSASEHLCRGDEVLFYAHISAPKNNGNPDEFDYARYLLRKGISGTGFAFAHNWKNVGHDSARSLKQLAADYRERILNLYRSLGFSKDEFAVLSALTVGYKDELSDEIKEIFSISGASHVLALSGLHIGFLYAMLLFLLKRIPGRSKMIEVFRILIIIVALWLFAFLAGLSPSVVRSVMMFSLFALSGLVLGKVFSLNTLAAAGVLMLLYNPCWLFDVGFQLSFCAVAAILLFHPLIYNRITFTNRLAKYVWSLISVSIAAQIGTAPLVLFYFSRYSTHFLLTNLLVIPLVSILMYLAVVMLLFTPLPMVQSWLKEAVQFTLQLLNGSVRWVEQLPFSSIDNIWVYPFEVLTIYLFILLFVRYISFRDGRNMIAFLTSVFILCSYHAAMLYKDHPYNSLVFYNVRNCPVAHCIKASGRSWLVHPDDCVVDDKRLYAVASGYWNRLHILPPASVLSAKADQYINFRNNILSFGGKQVCFVDDDRWLNKVSEHPLSVDYLYLCKGYRGRLKWLVGLFSVQTVVLDASIPNWHKKEFSEECMQMGIHFISLGDKGSVCFLL is encoded by the coding sequence GTGTCCTTTTTAAAATCTCTACATCGATATCCTTTTTTGCGGCTGTTTGTTCCATTAGCGGTGGGCATTATTTGCGGTGACGCTTTATCTTTTCAGAACAAAGAGTTTGTATGGAAGTTAGCTCTTGTTGCTTTCCTTATTTCTCTACTATTTGGTGGATTTTCATTTCTTTTTAGAAAGTACTCTTATCGATGGTTGTTTGGGGCAGGTGTTTATCTGCTATTCTTCTCAATAGGTCTTGGTGGCTCCGGTTGGAGACTGGCACAAACTATCCATTCTTTTCCTGATGATGAAATGGTGTATCGAGGTGTCTTGGCCGAACATCCGGATATAAAAGAACGGAGTGTTCTTTGCACGATTCATTTGCTAAACCAAGTTGATTCTGTATCAACCCATTCGCTTCAAAAAGATATTCTACTTTATTTGACTAAAGATTCGGCTAGTGAGCACTTGTGCCGAGGAGATGAGGTTTTATTTTATGCTCACATATCTGCTCCCAAAAATAATGGCAATCCTGATGAGTTTGATTATGCCCGCTATCTTCTACGCAAAGGAATAAGCGGAACGGGCTTTGCTTTTGCTCATAATTGGAAGAATGTGGGACATGACTCGGCTCGTTCGTTGAAGCAACTGGCTGCCGATTACCGTGAACGGATATTAAACCTTTATCGGTCGTTGGGCTTTAGCAAAGATGAGTTTGCGGTACTTTCTGCACTGACAGTAGGTTACAAGGATGAGCTGAGCGATGAGATAAAAGAAATTTTTTCCATTTCCGGTGCGAGCCATGTATTAGCGCTTTCCGGTCTCCATATTGGTTTTCTTTATGCGATGTTGCTCTTCTTGTTAAAAAGAATACCCGGTCGTTCAAAGATGATAGAGGTTTTCCGTATTCTAATCATTATAGTTGCACTTTGGCTTTTTGCTTTCCTTGCGGGTCTTTCGCCTTCTGTGGTTCGTTCGGTGATGATGTTTTCCTTGTTTGCTTTGTCAGGATTGGTTCTAGGAAAAGTTTTCTCTCTGAATACTCTTGCTGCTGCAGGGGTATTGATGTTGTTATATAATCCTTGCTGGTTATTCGATGTTGGTTTTCAACTCTCCTTTTGCGCCGTGGCAGCCATATTACTCTTTCATCCACTGATTTATAATAGAATTACATTTACCAATAGGTTAGCGAAGTATGTGTGGAGTTTGATTTCTGTGTCCATTGCGGCTCAGATAGGCACTGCGCCATTGGTTCTGTTTTATTTTTCCCGCTATTCTACTCATTTTCTTCTAACCAATCTGCTCGTTATTCCATTGGTTTCTATTCTTATGTATCTGGCTGTTGTCATGCTTTTGTTTACACCACTCCCAATGGTTCAGAGTTGGTTGAAAGAGGCTGTTCAGTTTACTTTGCAATTGTTGAACGGCTCGGTGCGTTGGGTAGAACAATTACCCTTTTCTTCCATAGATAATATCTGGGTTTATCCATTTGAGGTCTTAACTATTTATTTATTTATACTGCTATTTGTTCGTTATATATCTTTTCGAGATGGGAGGAACATGATTGCATTTCTGACCTCTGTATTCATTTTATGCTCTTATCATGCAGCTATGCTTTATAAAGATCATCCTTATAATAGTTTAGTTTTCTATAATGTACGTAATTGTCCTGTAGCGCATTGCATAAAAGCTAGTGGACGCTCTTGGCTAGTACATCCTGATGATTGTGTGGTGGATGATAAACGTCTTTATGCTGTTGCTTCGGGGTATTGGAATCGATTACATATTCTTCCGCCTGCTTCTGTATTAAGTGCTAAAGCGGATCAGTATATTAATTTTCGTAATAACATTCTTTCATTTGGCGGGAAACAAGTCTGTTTTGTTGATGATGATCGTTGGCTAAATAAGGTGAGCGAGCATCCCTTATCTGTCGATTATCTCTATCTGTGTAAAGGATATAGAGGGCGATTGAAGTGGTTGGTTGGTTTATTCTCTGTACAGACGGTTGTGTTGGATGCATCTATTCCTAACTGGCACAAAAAAGAATTTTCGGAGGAGTGTATGCAGATGGGAATTCATTTTATTTCTCTTGGCGACAAAGGTTCTGTCTGCTTTCTGCTCTGA